One window of the Streptomyces sp. ITFR-21 genome contains the following:
- a CDS encoding DoxX family protein: MSVDTRTPRTPTGGGAPGFDERVMTMARVPSDPAQVIVNHASFRVQLGATSGRALRLDDTARIPVVPAGVAVPAKRRPAPVVWSGRSAPGDPLAGELMRAVRRADAGRAGGGTQLLPRVEETTVLPTVVGQRAAAEPSSGLLGGVRPGRGGYGPADDGPETRWATGSQGPRGAGGPQDAAGGAAGTDASEAGARRAREHRGDPAKHAWYPDRRLNLGIVLLPLRVFLGFISIYAGMGKLCDRVYFDGGKRGSMVTWLTSLHPWGLAEPLRDAALNHPVGAGLSIAFLQVVVGALTVCGLWQRVAGAFGAALSITLLVTVSWRTVPVYDAPDFIYLAAWSPLIIAGAPVYSIDSHLAGDAWRRLGPRVSVWDLRRRVLRRGALLAAVIAGSALLIGSVLGAAVRATTTPDGRPGPGVTPVNNLPGAPLPEVTGGSGATAGGPSPLPSQSGSATAKARAEKAKEQAQAHKKQATQAPSTAPTGQGGGDATSTGSAGSGADSTPTHSGPDAESGSSGGTGGPQTSEAPPAPTAEAPAPAPPTARPTPGAIGGLLGSHSPTGLLLGMEPRGTSRGNSPGGGSGAGA, from the coding sequence ATGAGCGTGGACACCAGAACACCCCGCACTCCCACGGGGGGAGGCGCGCCGGGATTTGATGAGCGTGTGATGACCATGGCACGGGTTCCGAGCGACCCCGCCCAGGTCATCGTCAACCACGCGAGCTTCCGGGTGCAGCTCGGGGCCACTTCGGGACGCGCCCTAAGACTGGACGACACGGCGAGGATCCCCGTCGTACCGGCGGGCGTCGCCGTCCCCGCCAAGCGCAGGCCCGCGCCCGTGGTGTGGTCCGGGCGCTCCGCGCCGGGCGACCCGCTGGCCGGCGAACTGATGCGGGCGGTCCGCAGAGCCGACGCGGGCCGCGCCGGCGGCGGTACGCAACTGCTGCCGCGCGTCGAGGAGACCACGGTCCTGCCGACCGTGGTCGGCCAGCGCGCCGCCGCCGAGCCGTCGTCCGGCCTGCTGGGCGGGGTACGGCCGGGCCGGGGCGGGTACGGCCCGGCCGACGACGGTCCGGAGACCCGCTGGGCCACCGGGTCGCAGGGCCCGCGCGGCGCGGGCGGTCCGCAGGACGCGGCCGGTGGCGCGGCCGGCACGGACGCCTCGGAGGCCGGGGCCCGCCGGGCACGCGAGCACCGGGGCGACCCGGCCAAGCACGCCTGGTACCCCGACCGCCGGCTCAACCTCGGCATCGTGCTGCTGCCGCTGCGCGTCTTCCTCGGCTTCATCTCCATCTACGCCGGCATGGGCAAGCTCTGCGACCGCGTCTACTTCGACGGCGGCAAACGCGGCTCCATGGTCACCTGGCTCACCTCCCTGCACCCCTGGGGGCTCGCCGAACCGCTGCGGGACGCCGCGCTCAACCACCCGGTGGGCGCCGGCCTCAGCATCGCCTTCCTCCAGGTGGTGGTCGGCGCGCTGACCGTCTGCGGCCTGTGGCAGCGGGTCGCGGGCGCCTTCGGCGCGGCCCTGTCCATCACGCTCCTGGTCACCGTGAGCTGGCGGACCGTCCCGGTCTACGACGCCCCGGACTTCATCTACCTGGCCGCCTGGAGCCCGCTGATCATCGCCGGCGCCCCCGTCTACTCCATCGACTCCCACCTGGCCGGCGACGCGTGGCGGCGGCTGGGCCCGCGGGTCTCGGTGTGGGACCTGCGGCGCCGGGTACTGCGCCGCGGCGCCCTGCTGGCCGCGGTCATCGCCGGTTCCGCCCTGCTGATCGGCTCCGTGCTGGGCGCGGCGGTGCGGGCCACCACCACACCCGACGGCCGGCCGGGACCGGGAGTGACCCCCGTCAACAACCTCCCCGGCGCCCCGCTGCCCGAGGTGACCGGCGGATCCGGCGCCACCGCCGGCGGCCCCTCGCCGCTGCCCTCGCAGTCCGGGTCGGCCACGGCGAAGGCCAGGGCGGAGAAGGCGAAGGAGCAGGCGCAGGCCCACAAGAAGCAGGCCACGCAGGCGCCCAGCACCGCGCCGACCGGCCAGGGCGGCGGCGACGCGACCAGCACGGGCAGTGCCGGCAGCGGTGCCGACAGCACACCGACGCACAGCGGTCCGGACGCCGAGTCCGGCTCTTCCGGCGGCACCGGCGGCCCGCAGACCTCCGAGGCCCCGCCCGCGCCGACCGCCGAGGCGCCCGCGCCCGCGCCGCCGACCGCCAGGCCGACGCCGGGGGCGATCGGCGGGCTGCTCGGGAGCCACTCGCCGACGGGGCTGCTGCTCGGCATGGAGCCCAGAGGGACGTCCCGCGGGAACTCACCGGGCGGGGGGTCGGGCGCCGGCGCGTGA
- a CDS encoding NUDIX hydrolase: MPSYKPPLWPVSVKAVVFDGEGRVFLLENERAEWELPGGRLEISAQDTGEPADVSPESAVEREVLEETGWQVEAGSLVDGGVWVYEPVPGRRDLIVTCGCTVRGPYREPVASHEHKPMGLHAVGDVPGLAMSDRYKQSILTRHGRL, from the coding sequence ATGCCGTCGTACAAGCCGCCTTTGTGGCCGGTGTCTGTCAAGGCCGTCGTCTTCGACGGCGAAGGCCGTGTGTTCCTGCTGGAGAACGAGCGCGCCGAGTGGGAACTCCCGGGCGGCCGGTTGGAGATCAGCGCCCAGGACACCGGCGAGCCGGCCGACGTGTCGCCGGAGTCCGCGGTGGAGCGGGAGGTCCTTGAGGAGACCGGCTGGCAGGTCGAGGCCGGCAGCCTCGTCGACGGCGGGGTGTGGGTCTACGAGCCGGTTCCCGGCCGGCGGGACCTGATCGTGACCTGCGGCTGTACGGTGCGGGGGCCGTACCGGGAGCCGGTGGCCAGCCACGAGCACAAGCCGATGGGACTGCACGCCGTCGGCGACGTACCGGGTCTGGCCATGTCCGACCGCTACAAGCAGTCGATCCTCACCCGGCACGGGCGGCTCTGA
- the cysS gene encoding cysteine--tRNA ligase produces the protein MTIRLYDTNARQVRDFIPLTPGCVSIYLCGATVQAAPHIGHVRSGLNFDILQRWFRYRGHQVTFVRNVTDIDDKIIKKAAEQRRPWWAIGYENERAFTTGYDALGCEPPTYEPRATGHVPEMIEMMQGLIERGHAYVSDGNVYFDVRSFPGYLQLSNQELDNLRQPEGEGETGKRDQRDFAMWKSAKPGEPSWDTPWGRGRPGWHLECSAMAHKYLGRAFDIHGGGIDLIFPHHDNEIAQAEAFGDEFARYWVHNAWVTMSGEKMSKSLGNSVLVSEMVRRWRPIVLRYYLGTPHYRSMIEYSEEALREAESAFARIEGFVQRVTEKAGKVVAPAAEVPPAFAEAMDDDLGVPQALAVVHTTVRQGNSALNADDKEAAVARLAEVRAMLGVLGLDPLDAHWAGAERGDDLHGVVDSLVQLVLEQRQSARARKDYATADAIRDRLVQSGLEIEDTPTGSRWTLRG, from the coding sequence GTGACCATTCGCCTGTACGACACCAACGCGCGCCAGGTACGTGACTTCATCCCGCTCACGCCGGGCTGTGTCTCGATCTACCTGTGTGGCGCCACCGTGCAGGCGGCCCCGCACATCGGCCACGTTCGGTCCGGCCTGAACTTCGACATCCTCCAGCGCTGGTTCCGCTACCGCGGCCACCAGGTCACGTTCGTCCGCAACGTCACCGACATCGACGACAAGATCATCAAAAAGGCCGCCGAGCAGCGGCGCCCCTGGTGGGCCATCGGCTACGAGAACGAGCGCGCCTTCACCACCGGCTACGACGCGCTGGGCTGCGAACCGCCCACGTACGAACCGCGGGCGACCGGCCATGTGCCGGAGATGATCGAGATGATGCAGGGCCTGATCGAGCGCGGTCACGCCTACGTCTCCGACGGCAACGTCTACTTCGACGTGCGCTCCTTTCCCGGCTACCTCCAGCTCTCCAACCAGGAGCTGGACAACCTCCGCCAGCCCGAGGGCGAGGGCGAGACCGGCAAGCGGGACCAGCGCGACTTCGCGATGTGGAAGTCCGCCAAGCCCGGTGAGCCCTCCTGGGACACCCCTTGGGGCCGCGGTCGCCCCGGCTGGCACCTGGAGTGCTCGGCGATGGCCCACAAGTACCTGGGCCGCGCCTTCGACATCCACGGCGGCGGCATCGACCTGATCTTCCCGCACCACGACAACGAGATCGCGCAGGCCGAGGCGTTCGGCGACGAGTTCGCCCGTTACTGGGTGCACAACGCGTGGGTCACCATGAGCGGCGAGAAGATGAGCAAGTCGCTCGGCAACTCGGTACTGGTCTCCGAGATGGTGCGGCGCTGGCGGCCGATCGTGCTGCGCTACTACCTCGGCACCCCGCACTACCGGTCGATGATCGAGTACAGCGAGGAGGCGCTGCGCGAGGCCGAGTCGGCGTTCGCCCGCATCGAGGGCTTCGTGCAGCGGGTCACCGAGAAGGCCGGGAAGGTCGTCGCCCCGGCCGCCGAGGTGCCGCCCGCCTTCGCCGAGGCCATGGACGACGACCTCGGCGTGCCGCAGGCCCTCGCCGTCGTGCACACCACCGTCCGGCAGGGCAACAGCGCGCTCAACGCCGACGACAAGGAAGCGGCGGTCGCGCGGCTCGCCGAGGTCCGTGCGATGCTCGGAGTGCTGGGCCTGGACCCGCTCGACGCGCACTGGGCGGGCGCCGAACGCGGCGACGACCTGCACGGGGTGGTCGACTCGCTGGTCCAGCTGGTACTGGAGCAGCGGCAGTCGGCCCGCGCCCGCAAGGACTACGCGACGGCCGACGCGATCCGGGACCGGCTGGTGCAGTCGGGCCTGGAGATCGAGGACACGCCGACCGGCTCGCGGTGGACGCTGCGGGGCTAG
- a CDS encoding helix-turn-helix domain-containing protein has translation MSTHFLSRSIDPGESARALYAAELRFHREQAGLSLRELAQLLHLSVSHLSNLETGRRRIQPDIAQRLDVIYGTNGFFTRNLPAARSPHPQPHLELDYLHQHATEIRQWAPTRIPDPLQTPAYAHALHTTRSPLPAPEPPAPPDAKPRPLTSPNPPLYWVILGEAALHHHTGNRDTMAGQLTHLADLADQHRILLQILPFACGPHPGADGALTLMAFPDTQPVAHLTAMDAHALIDTPDAVRHYHRTFETLAATALPPHQTHTLLHTTHHHHRATAQS, from the coding sequence GTGTCCACCCACTTCCTGTCCCGGAGCATCGACCCGGGGGAGTCGGCCCGCGCCCTGTACGCCGCCGAACTGCGCTTCCACCGCGAACAGGCCGGACTCAGCCTGAGAGAACTGGCGCAGCTGCTGCACCTGTCGGTCTCCCACCTGTCCAACCTGGAGACCGGACGGCGCCGCATCCAGCCCGACATCGCGCAGCGCCTGGACGTCATCTACGGCACCAACGGCTTCTTCACCCGCAACCTCCCCGCCGCCCGCTCACCCCACCCCCAACCACACCTCGAACTCGACTACCTCCACCAGCACGCCACCGAAATCCGCCAATGGGCACCCACCCGCATCCCCGACCCCCTCCAAACCCCCGCCTACGCCCACGCACTCCACACCACCCGCAGCCCGCTACCCGCCCCGGAACCACCCGCGCCGCCCGACGCGAAACCCCGCCCCCTCACCAGCCCCAACCCGCCGCTCTACTGGGTGATCCTCGGCGAAGCCGCCCTCCACCACCACACCGGCAACCGCGACACCATGGCCGGCCAGCTCACCCACCTCGCCGACCTCGCCGACCAGCACCGCATCCTGCTGCAAATCCTCCCCTTCGCCTGCGGACCCCACCCCGGCGCCGACGGCGCCCTGACACTGATGGCCTTCCCCGACACCCAGCCTGTCGCCCACCTCACCGCCATGGACGCCCACGCCCTCATCGACACACCCGACGCCGTCCGGCACTACCACCGAACCTTCGAAACCCTCGCCGCCACCGCCCTCCCACCCCACCAAACCCACACCCTTCTCCACACCACCCACCACCACCATCGCGCCACCGCCCAGTCCTGA
- a CDS encoding nucleotidyltransferase family protein, with product MTPAEQPVPAAPNLYAVTQAVLLAGGQGSRLRPYTDDRPKPMVEIPGTGMPIIGHQLAWLAAEGVTDAVVSCGHLAEVLQDWLAATPQPLNVTTVVEREPLGRGGGLKYAAKSLPRSDEPWYATNGDIWTRFSLREMAAFHEERDAAATLALARPRIPWGAVETNEFGQVLDFIESPPSPFLINAGVYVFAPEFTELLPDLGDHERTTFPRLARERRLAGFPIPQGAYWRAIDTAKDLSLAAQELAALKA from the coding sequence ATGACGCCTGCCGAGCAGCCAGTACCCGCCGCCCCGAACCTCTACGCGGTCACGCAGGCCGTTCTGCTGGCCGGCGGGCAGGGGTCGCGCCTTCGGCCGTACACCGACGACCGGCCCAAGCCGATGGTGGAGATCCCCGGCACCGGGATGCCGATCATCGGGCACCAACTGGCCTGGCTGGCCGCCGAGGGCGTCACCGACGCGGTGGTCTCCTGCGGCCACCTCGCCGAGGTGCTCCAGGACTGGCTGGCGGCCACCCCGCAGCCGCTGAACGTCACCACCGTCGTCGAGCGCGAGCCGCTGGGCCGCGGCGGCGGGCTGAAGTACGCGGCCAAGTCGCTGCCCCGCTCCGACGAGCCCTGGTACGCCACCAACGGCGACATCTGGACCCGGTTCTCGCTGCGGGAGATGGCCGCCTTCCACGAGGAACGGGACGCGGCGGCGACCCTCGCGCTGGCCCGGCCGCGCATCCCGTGGGGCGCGGTGGAGACCAACGAGTTCGGGCAGGTGCTGGACTTCATCGAGTCGCCGCCGTCGCCGTTCCTGATCAACGCCGGTGTGTACGTGTTCGCGCCGGAGTTCACCGAGCTGCTGCCGGATCTGGGCGACCACGAACGCACCACCTTCCCGCGGCTGGCCCGTGAACGCCGCCTGGCCGGCTTCCCGATCCCGCAGGGCGCCTACTGGCGGGCGATCGACACCGCGAAGGACCTGAGCCTGGCCGCGCAGGAACTGGCCGCGCTGAAGGCCTAG
- a CDS encoding ABC transporter ATP-binding protein, translating into MATVTFDKATRIYPGGDKPAVDGLEIEVGDGEFLVLVGPSGCGKSTSLRMLAGLEDVNAGAIRIGERDVTHLPPKDRDIAMVFQNYALYPHMTVADNMGFALKIAGVNKSEIRRRVEEAAKILDLTEYLARKPKALSGGQRQRVAMGRAIVREPQVFLMDEPLSNLDAKLRVQTRTQIASLQRRLGVTTVYVTHDQVEAMTMGDRVAVLKDGLLQQVDSPRNMYDKPANLFVAGFIGSPAMNLIEVPITDGGVEFGNTVVNVSRDAVQAAADKGDRTVFVGVRPEHFDIASGEGAGLSKDAPAGLAITVNVVEELGADGYVYGSADVNGETKDVVIRVGGRSIPDKGSVLHVVPRAGETHVFAASSGERLSD; encoded by the coding sequence ATGGCTACTGTCACGTTCGACAAGGCGACCCGGATCTACCCGGGTGGCGACAAGCCCGCGGTGGACGGGCTCGAGATCGAGGTCGGGGACGGCGAGTTCCTGGTGCTGGTCGGGCCGTCCGGCTGCGGCAAGTCGACCTCGTTGCGCATGCTGGCCGGGCTGGAGGACGTCAACGCCGGCGCCATCCGGATCGGCGAGCGCGACGTCACGCACCTGCCCCCGAAGGACCGGGACATCGCGATGGTGTTCCAGAACTACGCGCTGTACCCGCACATGACGGTCGCCGACAACATGGGCTTCGCCCTGAAGATCGCCGGCGTCAACAAGTCCGAGATCCGCCGCCGGGTCGAGGAAGCCGCCAAGATCCTGGACCTCACCGAGTACCTGGCGCGCAAGCCGAAGGCGCTGTCCGGTGGTCAGCGGCAGCGTGTCGCGATGGGCCGGGCGATCGTCCGCGAGCCGCAGGTCTTCCTGATGGACGAGCCGCTGTCGAACCTCGACGCCAAGCTGCGTGTGCAGACCCGTACCCAGATCGCCAGCCTGCAGCGGCGCCTGGGCGTCACCACCGTCTACGTCACCCACGACCAGGTCGAGGCCATGACGATGGGCGACCGCGTGGCGGTGCTCAAGGACGGCCTGCTCCAGCAGGTGGACAGCCCGCGCAACATGTACGACAAGCCGGCCAACCTCTTCGTCGCGGGCTTCATCGGCTCCCCGGCGATGAACCTGATCGAGGTCCCGATCACCGACGGCGGCGTCGAGTTCGGCAACACGGTGGTGAACGTGTCGCGCGACGCGGTGCAGGCCGCCGCCGACAAGGGCGACCGCACGGTCTTCGTCGGCGTCCGCCCCGAGCACTTCGACATCGCCAGCGGCGAGGGCGCCGGCCTGTCCAAGGACGCGCCCGCGGGCCTGGCGATCACCGTCAACGTGGTCGAGGAACTCGGCGCCGACGGCTACGTCTACGGTTCCGCGGACGTCAACGGCGAGACCAAGGACGTGGTCATCCGCGTCGGCGGCCGTTCCATCCCGGACAAGGGCTCCGTGCTGCACGTGGTGCCGCGGGCCGGTGAGACCCACGTCTTCGCCGCGTCCTCCGGCGAGCGCCTCAGCGACTGA
- a CDS encoding ATP-binding protein, protein MFSEVRAVSPVRNLRTPMPVTGRRFQRDRKNTPSRRGKREPGHPTLRMPRPAPHRSDTEPTMTTTRFTGRQRARPHAVPEAAEGPASQAHPSGIRCTHSADGQDAEAVEICKHLVGETDSGRPGQEHQGHWGRNVRHRGVGKLRDWGFPSLTDRAELLISELVTNACQHGGGCRSVVLFRTVNGVRVEVRQASGSSPRLRQAGVDEERGRGMVLVDRLADAWGVAPDGTVVWFALSLEGGES, encoded by the coding sequence ATGTTTTCGGAGGTCAGAGCCGTGTCACCGGTACGGAATCTACGGACACCAATGCCCGTGACCGGGCGCCGATTTCAGCGGGATCGTAAGAACACGCCATCCCGCCGGGGCAAGCGTGAGCCGGGGCATCCGACACTGCGGATGCCCCGGCCAGCCCCTCACCGCAGCGACACGGAGCCAACCATGACGACGACTCGCTTCACCGGACGACAGCGCGCCCGCCCTCACGCCGTCCCGGAAGCCGCCGAAGGCCCTGCGTCCCAGGCCCACCCATCGGGTATCCGATGCACCCACTCCGCAGATGGGCAGGACGCCGAGGCCGTCGAAATCTGCAAGCACCTCGTGGGAGAAACGGATTCAGGTAGGCCGGGACAGGAGCACCAAGGGCATTGGGGCCGGAACGTTCGGCACAGGGGTGTCGGCAAGCTCCGGGACTGGGGATTTCCTTCCCTCACTGACAGAGCCGAGCTTCTGATCAGCGAACTGGTCACGAACGCCTGCCAGCACGGCGGCGGTTGTCGAAGTGTCGTCCTGTTCCGGACGGTGAACGGCGTCCGCGTCGAGGTGCGGCAGGCGTCGGGGAGCTCACCCCGTCTGCGTCAAGCGGGTGTTGACGAGGAGCGGGGGCGCGGGATGGTGCTCGTGGACCGGCTCGCCGATGCCTGGGGGGTCGCCCCTGACGGCACGGTCGTGTGGTTCGCCCTCTCCCTGGAGGGCGGGGAGTCATGA
- the rlmB gene encoding 23S rRNA (guanosine(2251)-2'-O)-methyltransferase RlmB — protein MAGNSQRRNRRTSNKKGATVGSGGQRRRGLEGKGPTPPAEARKGHKKNRIATAQAKRTVSAQSRRPSGRGAKQSSEMVVGRNPVVEALRADIPATAVYVQQYIDNDDRVREAIKLATDRGVPLLEAAKPELDRITAGLNHQGLVLQIPPYEYAHPDDLLADAADRGEDPLIVALDGVTDPRNLGAVVRSVAAFGGHGVVVPERRAAGMTAGAWKTSAGTAARVAVARATNLTRTLEAYQKAGLTVVGLAADGTTELQDLELLAGPVVIVAGSEGKGLSRLVGETCDLLVRIPMPGGAESLNAGVAAGVVLYEASRRRA, from the coding sequence ATGGCCGGCAACAGCCAGCGCAGGAACCGCCGTACCAGCAACAAGAAGGGCGCCACGGTCGGCAGCGGCGGGCAGCGGCGCAGGGGCCTGGAGGGCAAGGGCCCGACGCCGCCCGCCGAGGCCCGCAAGGGCCACAAGAAGAACCGCATCGCCACCGCCCAGGCCAAGCGGACCGTCTCCGCCCAGTCCCGGCGCCCCTCCGGCCGCGGCGCCAAGCAGTCCTCCGAGATGGTCGTCGGCCGCAACCCGGTGGTGGAGGCGCTGCGCGCCGACATCCCGGCCACGGCGGTCTACGTCCAGCAGTACATCGACAACGACGACCGGGTACGTGAGGCGATCAAGCTCGCCACCGACCGCGGGGTGCCGCTGCTGGAGGCCGCCAAGCCGGAGCTGGACCGGATCACCGCCGGGCTCAACCACCAGGGCCTGGTGCTCCAGATCCCGCCGTACGAGTACGCGCACCCCGACGACCTGCTGGCCGATGCCGCCGACCGCGGCGAGGACCCCCTGATCGTGGCCCTCGACGGCGTCACCGACCCACGCAACCTCGGCGCGGTCGTCCGCTCGGTGGCGGCCTTCGGCGGCCACGGCGTGGTGGTGCCGGAGCGGCGCGCCGCGGGCATGACGGCCGGCGCGTGGAAGACCTCGGCCGGCACCGCGGCCCGGGTGGCGGTGGCCCGCGCCACCAACCTCACCCGCACGCTGGAGGCGTACCAGAAAGCCGGCCTGACCGTGGTCGGCCTCGCCGCCGACGGCACCACCGAACTCCAGGACCTCGAGCTCCTGGCCGGCCCGGTCGTCATCGTGGCCGGCAGCGAGGGCAAGGGCCTGTCCCGGCTGGTCGGCGAGACCTGCGACCTGCTGGTGCGGATTCCGATGCCGGGCGGGGCGGAGTCGCTCAACGCGGGCGTGGCGGCCGGGGTCGTCCTGTACGAGGCGTCGCGCCGCAGGGCCTGA
- a CDS encoding DUF6907 domain-containing protein — MTTPEGVTVSGHLPAWAQDDPSRTGVPLRLLPIRLADISHQAHFPGQTMQVVAPDAHGAAGEETLFDAVVECCPYAEHPEPRVPVANIQVHPEHWILGLTPDGLADLASQLRRQADRLDNDVRPALITARTDWARHHPPAPTPT; from the coding sequence ATGACGACACCGGAGGGGGTCACGGTCTCCGGACACCTGCCCGCATGGGCACAGGACGACCCGAGCCGGACCGGCGTACCACTGCGGCTGCTCCCGATCCGCCTGGCCGACATCAGCCACCAGGCCCACTTCCCCGGCCAGACGATGCAGGTCGTGGCTCCCGACGCCCACGGCGCAGCCGGGGAGGAAACCCTCTTCGATGCCGTCGTCGAGTGCTGCCCCTACGCCGAACACCCCGAGCCCCGCGTCCCCGTCGCCAACATCCAGGTCCACCCCGAGCACTGGATCCTCGGCCTCACACCCGACGGCCTCGCCGACCTCGCCTCACAACTGCGCCGGCAGGCCGACCGCCTCGACAACGACGTACGCCCCGCCCTCATCACGGCCCGCACCGACTGGGCCCGACACCACCCGCCAGCCCCCACCCCCACCTGA
- a CDS encoding phosphotransferase family protein translates to MWRLPGRVVVRIARPGQEAAAACEAAVARWLGGQGLPAVSPLAIGQPVVVSGRAVTFWHELPEHRQGSAADLCVLLRQPHGLPLPDEDRLGLAVGLLDPFVRTRDRIEAAEAMPESGRAFLPGERERLRAGWDTLSADWPVRLIHGDAWRGNCAVTDDGRRCLLDCERTSVGPPAWDLTS, encoded by the coding sequence CTGTGGCGGCTCCCGGGCCGTGTCGTCGTCCGGATCGCCCGGCCCGGTCAGGAAGCCGCAGCCGCTTGCGAAGCCGCCGTGGCCAGGTGGCTCGGCGGGCAGGGCCTGCCCGCCGTGTCTCCGCTGGCGATCGGGCAGCCGGTCGTGGTCAGCGGCCGGGCTGTCACTTTCTGGCACGAGCTGCCGGAACACCGCCAGGGGAGCGCGGCCGACCTCTGCGTCCTGCTGCGGCAGCCCCACGGTCTGCCTCTTCCCGACGAGGACCGGCTCGGCCTGGCCGTCGGGCTTCTCGACCCGTTCGTCCGGACACGCGACCGGATCGAAGCGGCCGAGGCGATGCCGGAGTCCGGCCGGGCCTTCCTCCCCGGCGAGCGGGAAAGGCTCCGTGCCGGGTGGGACACGCTCTCCGCCGACTGGCCGGTCCGTCTGATCCACGGTGATGCCTGGCGCGGGAACTGCGCGGTCACCGACGACGGCCGCCGCTGCCTCCTCGACTGCGAACGCACGTCTGTGGGGCCGCCCGCATGGGATCTGACCTCTTAG
- a CDS encoding 2'-5' RNA ligase family protein: MTDPHVPGFMRDHWWWRPGWREGRSFYTWHLTFADQPDVRRFAAEYRRALDGLPGLDLIPDAWLHLTMQGIGFAGETAETTAEEIADAAAFRLAALPAFDITLHAPVVDPEALLVPVHPQGPVTRLRNAIRNAVGDVLAEVPETAEGFVPHVSLAYSNSDRPAAPFAEALAATDIRPANASITHADLIRINRDHRMYEWSEVRSVRLG; the protein is encoded by the coding sequence GTGACCGATCCGCACGTGCCCGGATTCATGCGCGACCACTGGTGGTGGCGGCCGGGCTGGCGCGAGGGCCGCTCGTTCTACACCTGGCACCTGACCTTCGCCGACCAGCCGGACGTGCGCCGCTTCGCGGCCGAGTACCGCCGGGCCCTCGACGGGCTGCCGGGGCTTGACCTCATCCCCGACGCCTGGCTCCACCTGACGATGCAGGGCATCGGCTTTGCGGGAGAAACGGCCGAGACCACGGCCGAGGAGATCGCCGACGCCGCCGCGTTCCGACTCGCCGCGCTCCCCGCCTTCGACATCACCCTGCACGCCCCGGTCGTGGACCCCGAAGCCCTCCTCGTACCGGTCCACCCGCAAGGACCCGTCACCCGGCTGCGCAACGCCATCCGGAACGCCGTCGGTGACGTCCTCGCCGAAGTACCGGAGACCGCGGAAGGCTTTGTCCCCCACGTCTCCCTCGCCTACAGCAACTCCGACCGCCCCGCCGCCCCGTTCGCCGAAGCCCTGGCCGCCACCGACATCCGACCGGCGAACGCGTCGATCACGCACGCCGACCTGATCCGGATCAACCGCGACCACCGCATGTACGAATGGTCCGAAGTACGAAGCGTCCGCCTGGGATGA